One Natronorubrum halophilum genomic window, TCGCGGCCGGGTTCTTCCTCGGCGCGGCGCTGTTCACCACGACAGGGTACACCGTCCTCTACGTCGAGGAGGAAATCGGCACCTCGGTGGCCTTCGGCGGCGCGGTGCTCGCGCTCGTTCAACTGTTCGGCAGCGTCGGTCGCATCGTCACCGGCTGGCTGAGCGATACCCTGCCCGGCGATCCGCAGGTCCGAATCGGCGGAATACTGACTGTTCAGGCGCTCGCGGGAGCCGCCATGTTCTTCGTTGTCGCCGCGACCGACACCGCGGTGAGCGCCGCCGTCGCCTTCTCGCTGTTGGGCTTTTTCGTGCTCGGCAACACCGGGATCTACTACTCCTACATGGCGACGCTGGTCGCGGCCGACGAGATGGGCGGGGCGACCGCCGCCGGACAGCTTTCGCTCGTCGTCGGCTCGGTCGTCGCCCCGCCCGCGTTCGGCTACCTCGCGGACACCGCCGGCTACCGCGGGGCGTGGTGGCTGCTCGCCGCCGGTACGGGTGTCGCCGTTGTCCTCTTGGTGTACGCCGTCCGGCTCGAACCGCCGATCGACGAGCCGGCGATGCGGGAGTGAGGCGGCCGGCGGTCGTCGGCAGGGCGGTAGCGACGCCCGTTTCGTCGCGGGCGACTGGTGCGCGATGGTCAGCGTTCCGCTCGGAAACAGATCGAGCGCGGCGGCCGCCGCAGCAGTTCCGCCGGGATCTCCACCTCGCTCCCGTCGTCGAGGTCTCGGAGGTCGGGTTCGACGAGGTCGCGTACTTCGAAGCCCGCGTCCAGCAGCGGCCGCAGCAGTTCGGTCATCGACCGCCGGTAGTACGTCCCCGGATTCGAACTGTCCGGACCGCCCCAGCGTATCTCGAACGCCTCCGTGTCGTGGTAGGTCGGTTCGTCCGGTTCGGGCCTGACTACCGCGTCCAGGTCCCACCCGTCAATCGCGCTGGTATCCGGGTACTCCCGCTCCCGCACGACGAGGAAATCGTGAACCGGATTGTGCGTAGAGACAACCAGCGTTCCGCCGGGCTCGAGCACGCGAGCGAATTCGGCGTACGGCACCTCGAGATCCGGCAGGTGAGAGAGCACGTGCTGACAGAGCACGAGATCGAAGCGTCGATCGCCGACGTCGTCGAGCGCGTCCGTCAGCTCGGCCCGTCGGAACTCGGCGTGGTCTCCGTGCGCCTCTCGAGCCGCGTCGATCATCGCACGGCTTACGTCGATCCCGACGATGTCGGCGCCTCGGTCCGCGAGCCACCTCGAGTACGTGCCGTCTCCGCACCCGGCGTCGAGAACGCGTTTACCCGCGACCTCCGGCAGGAGCGAACGGACCGTCGGCCAGAGGAGTCGCTGTTTCCACGGGAGTTCGGTGAACGCCTCCCACTGCGTCGCGATCGCGTCGTAGTGGTCGCCGACGGACGGATCGTCTTCTGTCACGAGCCTTATTTGCGCGGAGTACATGATAAAACGGATCTATGTTCCGGCAATCGGCTCGCGTTCGAGGCGTTTCGACGATCTCGTCGAAACGCCTCGGATGCGGTCGCCCTCACACGCGCCGCGAACGCCGGTGAACACCTTTACCGCTCGGAATCGAAGGTCGACGCATGTATCGCGTCTTACTCCCGGTCGACGAGAACGAGTCGCGAGCGCGCGCACAGGTCGAGACCGTCCTCGAACTCCCCGCGACTCCCGGCGACCTCGCGGTCGACGTCGTCCACGTTCACGACGAGGCCACGACACCGGACGTCGAGTGGGCCGCCGGCAGCGGGTTTTCCGAAACGTACGCCGAAGAGATGGCCAAGAGCGTCCGTAAGGCGGATCGACTTCCGGCGTCAGTCGAAGCCGCCGTCGATCGTCTCGAGTCGAGCGATCTCGAGTACGCGGTCCACGAGCGTACCGGTGGGCCGGCGGAGACGATCCTCGCGGTCGCGGACGAACTCGACAGCGACGTGATCGTCCTCGGAGTCAGCAAGCGCTCGCCGGTCGGCAAAGTCCTGTTCGGCAGCGTCGTCCAGGCGGTGATCCTCGATAGCGATCGGCCGGTGACGGTCGTTCCGGAGCAGTGAGCAAACGTCGTTCGATCGGGTGTGCAGCGACGTTCGATGGCAACTATCGGTCCGGGCGTCGACTCTACCAGTCGTCGCCTCCCCAGGAATCGTCTCGAGCCCTGTCGTCCGTCGAACCCCACGAGGACTCGTGGCGGCTAGTGGTATCCGAGTGCGAATCGGAGACGGGGCGATTCTCGAGGTAGACGCGGGCGTACGCGAACTGGACGACCGGGCTGATGAACGCGGTGAAGACCGCTGACACGGCGAGATACGCGAGGTAGAACTCTTCCTCGAGACCGGTAGCTAGCAGCGTAACGACTATCGTGGCGATGGTGAGGAGAAACAACGCGACGGAGATGCCGAACAGTTTGAGCAGGTTTCCCTTCGCGACGGTCCAGCTCGTATCGAGGCTCTCGAACGCGCCCTGATCGTCGATAACGCACGCGGGAAACGCGAGTGAGAGACGAAGGCCGAAGTAGAGTCCGGGAAGAACGAACAAAATGAGTCCGACCGCGACTATCAGTATGTACAACACCATCACGCCGATCAGCGAGAGAAATCGTCTGAGGACGGCGGTCGACGCCCGACCGATGTCGCTGGTCTCACCGGCCGCTTCTTGCGCCCCGATCACGTGGACGAGGCCGTCGATGTAGGGTCCGACGAAAAAACCGAGTAGGGTGAGCACACCGCCGATCGGACCGAACAGTCCGCTGAAAAGGTCGAGGAGACCGTAGAGGAAGAAGACGCCGATGAGGATCGGATTTCGCCGGAGCCATCCGATCGCGTCACCGATCGTTCCGATCGTTCCCTTCCGTCGAAGTGTCCCATTCATACGGTGAAATGGCAGATTGGATATATAAAACGGCAGTCTTATTGTGGTGCCGACAGCTCGATCCGAGCGATCACCGCAGACAGGCCGCGACGACCTCGAGCATCCCCTCCCCGCGAACTTCGTCGGCGAACAGCGGCACTCGCCGCACGTCGGTTCCGCGGAAGAGGTCTTGAGCCTCCGCGAGCGCTTGCTGCTGGACGTCCCAGCGGCGCTGACAGAACGCGCAGTCGTCCAGATTCGGCTGGAGGAACTCGCCGTGAACGTCGTCGGTGACGTTAGAAAGGGGTTCCATCACGCGGTTGACGACCACGGTGCCGACCGGAATTTCGAACTCCCGAAGCTGCTGGCGCAGGCGCTTGGACTCGAAGACGCTCATCTCCTCGGGAACCATGACGATCCGGAAATCCGTTCGGGACGGATCCTGTAGCGCCGCTCGAAGCCGCTCGATCCGCTCGCGAAGCTCGTTCAGGTCCTCGAGATCCGATTCGTCTTCGGGCGGCTCTTGCCCGCCGAACACGCCTTTCATCCCGTCGATCATCCCGCCGATCCGCTGGCGGAACTGGATGATTTTCCCCATCATCGAATCCATCAGTTCGGGCAGTTTGAGCAGCCGGAGGGTGTGGCCCGTCGGTGCGGTGTCGACGATCACGCGCTCGAACCGGGGATCGTCCATGTACTCGAGGAGCAGTTGCATCGCGGCGGCCTCGTCGGCACCGGGCATCCCGCCGCCGAAGAGGGCGTCCATCGGCGACTCGCCGCCGAGCAGTTCGCCGAGCCCGCCGAGATCACCCATTCCGCCCGCGTCGGCGGCTTCGCCACCTCCGCCGAGGCTGCCCTCGCCGCCAGCGCCCGGGAACGCGGCCTGCCCGTCCTCCATGGCAGCCTCCGGATCGATCTCGGCCGCGTAGAGGGGGATATCGTCGCGAATACGGCCGGGTTCGGCCGGGACGTCCGTTTCGAAGGTGTCCGAGAGGGAGTGTGCCGGGTCCGTCGAGACGACGAGCGTGCTGGTCCCACGGCGGGCGCTGTCGAGGGCAGTTGCGGCGGCCATCGTCGTCTTTCCGACGCCGCCTTTTCCGCCGTAGAGGACGTAGTCGGGGCCGTCGACGGGCTCGTCGGACGGCTCCACGTCGATCGTCTCGCGTTCGTCGTCCGCGACGGAATCAGTCGGCGTCACCTCGATGGAGTGTGCGCCGTCGTCGTCCGCTGGTTCCTCCTCGGACGTCTTATCGACCGGCTCGACGTCGATTCCACTCATAACGGCTACTTTCCCGCCCCGACACGAGTATTCGTCGGTCCCGTCCGGATCGCACGGTGTGGCATCTGGCGACCGTAGAAACCGCTCGTCGGAGCTCACCCGTCCAGAATCGTGCGTCGTCCAATTCCGTGCCGCCCGCACGCGAGCAGATGCTGCGTCAGTCGAAGTACGCCGCCAACCGCCGAGCCGCCTCCTCGACTCGCGGCGTCACGAGCGCGAACCGGAGCCAGTCCGCCCGCGAGTCGCCGAACGCCTCGCCGGGCATCCCGGCGACGCCGGCCTCGTCGATCAGCCGTTCGACGTTCTCGAGCGTTCCCGGATAGCCCTCGAAGCGCGCCATCACATAGAACGATCCCTGCGGCGTGGTGTACTCCGCGCCGGCAGCGTCGAGGGCGTCGGTGAACGTCGCGACGCGCTCGCGGAGCAACTCGCGGTTCGCCTCGTAGTAGTCGGGACTCGTCTCCCGTAGTGCCCGCGAGACCGCGTACTGGCCGGGTCGGGTGGTGGCGACGTTGACCAGCATGTGTCGGCTCTTGGCGTTCGCGACGAGGCTCCGCGGAAAGACGGCGTAGCCGACGCGAACGCCGGTGATCGCCATCGACTTCGAGAAGGCGTTGGTGACGATCCGGTGGGCCGAATCGAACTGGAGCGCGCTCGAGAACTCCCCCGAGAGGTCGAAGTGGTCGTAGACCTCGTCGCTGACGAGGATCGCGTCGTACTCCTCCGCAATGGCGACGAGTTCCCGAACCGTTTCCTCGGGGTAGACCGCTCCGGTCGGGTTGTTCGGCGAGTTGACGACGATCGCCGCCGTCTCCTCGTTCGCGGCCTCGCGAACGTCGGCGGGATCGAGCTGCCCCTCGTTGTCCGTCGCCACGAATCGCTGGGTCCCGCCCAACATCGTCGTCTTGCCGGGATAGTACGGGTAGACCGGATCCGTTAGCAGGATCTCCGTCCCGCGGTCGCGCTCGAGCGCCCGCGCCATCGCGAGGTAGTTCGCCTCGCCTGCCCCGTTCGTGACGATCACCTGTTCGGCGTCGACGCCTCGGCGGGCGGCGATCTCCTCGCGAAGCTCGAGCAGCCCCTCGCTCGGCGGATACTGGAACGCGTCCGGCTCGAGATCGGCGTACTCGCGGAGTCCGTCGCGAAGCGCCTCGGGCGGCTCCCAGTCGGGGTTGCCACTGACCATGTCGATAACGTCGCGCTCCGCTCGGTCCGCGTACTGCATCACCTGAAAGAACAGCGGCGTCTCGTACTCCATACCGGTACAGCGTCGGCCGCCACCGTCGTTCTTTCCGTTCGGTCCTCCCCAGTCAGTGGTTCCCAACCCACGCTTTGACGGTCGTCCGTCCCCTTCCCTCGAGTCACGCATGAACGACGATATCGATCGGGACCGTCCCATGGACATCGGCGACGCGCTCCGGGATCGCGAGGAGACGCTCGCCGTCGCCGAGTCCTGTACCGGCGGATTGATCGGCGCGGCGATTACGGCCATTCCGGGCGCGAGCGACTACTTCGATGCGGGGCTGACGACCTACGCGTACGACGCCAAGCGCCGCCACCTCGGGGTCAGCCGCGAGGCGCTCGACGAGCACGGTGCCGTCTCCGAACCCGTCGCCCGCGAGATGGCCCGCGGAGTTCGGGACGTCGCGGACGTCACGTGGGGCGTCGCAACGACGGGTGTCGCCGGCCCGACCGGCGGAACCGAGGCGGACCCGGTCGGCACGGTCTACATCGGCGTCGCCTACGCCGGTCCGTGGGGGAGCGACGCCTCGTTCGCGTCGGTCTCCCGATACGTCTTCGACGGCGACCGGGCAGCCGTTCGGGCGAAGACCGTCGATCGAGCGCTCGAGGACTTGCTCGAGGCGATCGACGAGCAGTGAGCACTTCGCCGTCCGGGCGAATCGCCGAAGGGACCGGATCTGGAAGTCTCGAAACTGGCTCCGTTAAGACCACTAGTTAATGATGTTTTTGGCACCCTCCACGGTAAGTACAGGTGATTCCATCGTCACTCCAAACCGCTCAAATCACGTGCGGTGGCGCGCGCTGGGCCGCGTCGAACGAACAGTGAGACGCGGTTCGTAGTCGTCGCGAGTGAAACGAGCGACTGCGTGGAAGACACAAAGCGCCTTCCTATGGATGAGCGAGTGAGCTTGTGAGCGAGCGTTAGCGCGGAACCGGAGGTTCCGCGAACCATCCGAACGGGTGCTTCGCACCGTGAGGAGAAATCGGCTGGGGAGGACGTGGAAATCACCGCCGCCAGCGGCAGCAATACGCTCGTCTTCGAGTCATCACTGCAAAAACAGAATCGACAAGTACGCACACGTAGCTGCCGTTCAGTAGAGAGGGAGTAGTTACTGGTTCTTCAATAGTGCAGAAATAAGCATAACCACCGCAAAGACAATTGTAAAGACCATTACTCCGACTCCGAAAACGTAGTACGGGTTCGTGAAATCAGGGCTGTTGAGGAACAAGAAGAGGCTAAAACTCGAACCCATCAACAGAATCACTGCAGACGAAACACTTGGATTATACCAGTCCTCAAGTGCGACCCGGACAGACCCATACATATCAGTAGATTGTCTCCTGTATCGTATAGCGTTTGCGGTCGGTGAACTATGGTAAGTTCGCAGCTGTAGTGAACGTGTTTCACACAAAAATACAGCTGAAGAATAGGATTTCAACAGAGCCTTGAAATCGATCCGGAGCGAAGACACTCTTCGAAAGAAAGCTATTCGTCGGTTGACTCTCCAGTAGCAGGTAGATGAACAAGAAGGGACACGTTCTCAACGCCATTCTCTTGAGCCTCGGGCTCGGTTACATCCTCGAACCGGCGGGCGACCTCGAGACGTTTCGGTCCATCATCATGATCGGCGTTCCGGTGACGCTGGGGGCGCTGTTCCCGGACGTCGACACGGAGTTCGGCAAGCACCGGAAGACGCTCCACAGCCTCCCGGTTCTGCTCGGGTTTATCGCCTTTCCGTACGTCTTCGGCAACCTCGAGTACGTCTGGATCGGCGTCCTGACCCACTACGTACTCGACGTCGCGGGCAGCAAGCGCGGCATCGCGCTATTTTATCCGCTCTGGAAGAAGGAGTTCGGCCTTCCGATCGGCGTCGCCGTCAGCAGTAAGCGCGCGGACGTGATGACGGTGTTCATCACGGTTCTCGAACTGGTAGCCGTCGCGCTGGTCATCTACGAAGTCCCCCAGCGGAGTCTCGAGGTCGGACGACAGACCGTCGGCTTCTAGTTGAGCGATCGTCGCTCGATTTCTCCCCTCTCGTTGCAGAACTCGTCTCGGTTACCGGTTGTTCGGCGTCCACTCCTCGCAGGCGTCCATATCGTCCATCGCCGTCTCTTGGAGGGCACAGTAGGGAACCATGCCGCCGGACGAACGAACGTATTCGAAGTGACTGCAGTTCCCACAGTAACGATCCGTGGGTTCGTCCGACGGCGACCGTTCGGATTCCGATTCGACGATTTCCGCGTCGCGCCCGCCACTGGCGTCGTTCGGGGAGGTGAGATCCGAGGCGGCCGTCCCGCCGTCGCTGGTCGCGACACCGGGCGTTCGGGCTCGAGCGGGGCCGGTACCGGTTTCGGAGTCGGAGCTGACTGTCGAACGCCGAACGGATCGGCTCGAATCCGACGGTTCGTCGTCGGGTTCGGTCGTGTTCGTTTGCGTTTCGACGTCGCCGTCCGGTTTTCCGCCGAAGAAGCCGATG contains:
- a CDS encoding pyridoxal phosphate-dependent aminotransferase, which gives rise to MEYETPLFFQVMQYADRAERDVIDMVSGNPDWEPPEALRDGLREYADLEPDAFQYPPSEGLLELREEIAARRGVDAEQVIVTNGAGEANYLAMARALERDRGTEILLTDPVYPYYPGKTTMLGGTQRFVATDNEGQLDPADVREAANEETAAIVVNSPNNPTGAVYPEETVRELVAIAEEYDAILVSDEVYDHFDLSGEFSSALQFDSAHRIVTNAFSKSMAITGVRVGYAVFPRSLVANAKSRHMLVNVATTRPGQYAVSRALRETSPDYYEANRELLRERVATFTDALDAAGAEYTTPQGSFYVMARFEGYPGTLENVERLIDEAGVAGMPGEAFGDSRADWLRFALVTPRVEEAARRLAAYFD
- a CDS encoding DUF7847 domain-containing protein → MNGTLRRKGTIGTIGDAIGWLRRNPILIGVFFLYGLLDLFSGLFGPIGGVLTLLGFFVGPYIDGLVHVIGAQEAAGETSDIGRASTAVLRRFLSLIGVMVLYILIVAVGLILFVLPGLYFGLRLSLAFPACVIDDQGAFESLDTSWTVAKGNLLKLFGISVALFLLTIATIVVTLLATGLEEEFYLAYLAVSAVFTAFISPVVQFAYARVYLENRPVSDSHSDTTSRHESSWGSTDDRARDDSWGGDDW
- a CDS encoding ArsA family ATPase, which translates into the protein MSGIDVEPVDKTSEEEPADDDGAHSIEVTPTDSVADDERETIDVEPSDEPVDGPDYVLYGGKGGVGKTTMAAATALDSARRGTSTLVVSTDPAHSLSDTFETDVPAEPGRIRDDIPLYAAEIDPEAAMEDGQAAFPGAGGEGSLGGGGEAADAGGMGDLGGLGELLGGESPMDALFGGGMPGADEAAAMQLLLEYMDDPRFERVIVDTAPTGHTLRLLKLPELMDSMMGKIIQFRQRIGGMIDGMKGVFGGQEPPEDESDLEDLNELRERIERLRAALQDPSRTDFRIVMVPEEMSVFESKRLRQQLREFEIPVGTVVVNRVMEPLSNVTDDVHGEFLQPNLDDCAFCQRRWDVQQQALAEAQDLFRGTDVRRVPLFADEVRGEGMLEVVAACLR
- a CDS encoding metal-dependent hydrolase; translation: MNKKGHVLNAILLSLGLGYILEPAGDLETFRSIIMIGVPVTLGALFPDVDTEFGKHRKTLHSLPVLLGFIAFPYVFGNLEYVWIGVLTHYVLDVAGSKRGIALFYPLWKKEFGLPIGVAVSSKRADVMTVFITVLELVAVALVIYEVPQRSLEVGRQTVGF
- a CDS encoding universal stress protein, yielding MYRVLLPVDENESRARAQVETVLELPATPGDLAVDVVHVHDEATTPDVEWAAGSGFSETYAEEMAKSVRKADRLPASVEAAVDRLESSDLEYAVHERTGGPAETILAVADELDSDVIVLGVSKRSPVGKVLFGSVVQAVILDSDRPVTVVPEQ
- a CDS encoding class I SAM-dependent methyltransferase; this translates as MTEDDPSVGDHYDAIATQWEAFTELPWKQRLLWPTVRSLLPEVAGKRVLDAGCGDGTYSRWLADRGADIVGIDVSRAMIDAAREAHGDHAEFRRAELTDALDDVGDRRFDLVLCQHVLSHLPDLEVPYAEFARVLEPGGTLVVSTHNPVHDFLVVREREYPDTSAIDGWDLDAVVRPEPDEPTYHDTEAFEIRWGGPDSSNPGTYYRRSMTELLRPLLDAGFEVRDLVEPDLRDLDDGSEVEIPAELLRRPPRSICFRAER
- a CDS encoding CinA family protein; its protein translation is MNDDIDRDRPMDIGDALRDREETLAVAESCTGGLIGAAITAIPGASDYFDAGLTTYAYDAKRRHLGVSREALDEHGAVSEPVAREMARGVRDVADVTWGVATTGVAGPTGGTEADPVGTVYIGVAYAGPWGSDASFASVSRYVFDGDRAAVRAKTVDRALEDLLEAIDEQ